GCTGCATGTCGGCGAGGGCGTGGTGGACCCGCTGTCCACGGTGGTACGGGTCGAGGTCGGGGAGAGCCCCGGCGGTGTGCGCTTCGCAGCCAAGCGCGCGAAGGCTGCTCGTACGAACCGAACCCGGCGTCGTCGCTGAGCCTTCCGGGCCGCGTCGTTCATCCGTCCTGACGACGAGCCATACTCCACAAAAGCTGCCAAACGTACGCATACCGGGGTGTCGCGCAAGCGGCACCCCGGCTGCCGTGCATCGTGTTTCACGTGAAACGTCGCTCACTGCTGCATGGCATCATCAGTCGCGGCCGCGCTGCGGAACCTCGCGAGCGTCGGCCACTCGGTTCCCTCGATAAGGGAACGGAGTTGTCCACAGAGGTGGATTCGTCCACAGAAGACCGGGCCTCGCTGGTTCACGACCCTCAAAGCATGGGAGGCTCTGTTCATTGCGAGCCTGAAGTCGAGGAGAGTGAATCCTTGCGGTCCGACGCCAACATCGCGGGACCGATGACCGATCCGGTCCCCGGTCCCCGTACCGAGTCGGCGGGGGAGGATGTTTCACGTGAAACACCGCCCCCGATGGACGACACCCCTATCGGTCGTGCTGCCCAACTGGCGGTGGAAGCCCTGGGCCGCGCAGGCGAAGGCCTGCCACGACCCGAGCAGACCAGAGTCATGGTGGTCGCCAACCAGAAGGGTGGAGTGGGCAAGACGACGACAACCGTCAACCTCGCCGCTTCACTCGCTCTGCACGGCGCGCGTGTCCTGGTCATCGACCTCGACCCGCAGGGCAACGCCTCCACGGCTCTGGGTATCGACCACCACGCCGAAGTGCCGTCCATCTACGACGTGTTGATCGACAGCAAGCCGCTCTCCGAAGTCGTGCAGCCGGTCCCTGATGTCGAAGGACTCTTCTGTGCCCCGGCCACCATCGATCTCGCCGGTGCGGAGATCGAGCTGGTGTCACTGGTGGCACGGGAGAGCCGACTGCAGCGGGCGATCCAGGCGTACGAGCAGCCGCTGGACTACATCCTCATCGACTGCCCGCCGTCCCTCGGGCTGCTGACGGTCAACGCCCTGGTTGCCGGCGCGGAGGTGCTGATCCCCATCCAGTGTGAGTACTACGCACTGGAGGGCCTCGGTCAGCTCCTGCGCAACGTCGACCTGGTGCGGGGGCACCTCAACCCGCATCTGCACGTCTCGACGATCCTGCTCACCATGTACGACGGCCGCACCCGGCTTGCTTCACAGGTGGCGGACGAGGTGCGCACCCACTTCGGCGAAGAGGTCCTGCGGACGAGCATTCCCCGCTCGGTCCGCATCTCCGAGGCGCCGAGCTACGGGCAGACCGTGCTCACCTACGATCCGGGATCGAGTGGTGCCCTCTCGTACTTCGAGGCGGCACGGGAGATCGCGCTTCGCGGCGTCGGTATTCGCTACGACGTACAGCACGCCCACATGGGCGCTCAGAATGATCAGCACAGCACGACGGAGGGGATGCAGTGAGCGAGCGACGGAGAGGGCTGGGTCGTGGCCTCGGCGCCCTGATCCCTGCGGCCCCGACGGAGAAGTCGACCGCCCAGGCCATGAGCGGAGCGGCGGCCTCG
This Streptomyces sp. NBC_01283 DNA region includes the following protein-coding sequences:
- a CDS encoding ParA family protein codes for the protein MGGSVHCEPEVEESESLRSDANIAGPMTDPVPGPRTESAGEDVSRETPPPMDDTPIGRAAQLAVEALGRAGEGLPRPEQTRVMVVANQKGGVGKTTTTVNLAASLALHGARVLVIDLDPQGNASTALGIDHHAEVPSIYDVLIDSKPLSEVVQPVPDVEGLFCAPATIDLAGAEIELVSLVARESRLQRAIQAYEQPLDYILIDCPPSLGLLTVNALVAGAEVLIPIQCEYYALEGLGQLLRNVDLVRGHLNPHLHVSTILLTMYDGRTRLASQVADEVRTHFGEEVLRTSIPRSVRISEAPSYGQTVLTYDPGSSGALSYFEAAREIALRGVGIRYDVQHAHMGAQNDQHSTTEGMQ